Proteins from one Rosa chinensis cultivar Old Blush chromosome 7, RchiOBHm-V2, whole genome shotgun sequence genomic window:
- the LOC121050647 gene encoding uncharacterized protein LOC121050647: protein MPQGQARVFAIGQQNTGVEGLTPRPLARPLCVTSPLGVSLELCMFCDACPIVIGGREFTATLIVLADHMYNVILCVDWLRPNHAMIDYFEMIVSFHMPGQSVFRYQCLRSYTALRAGFLAHVESVSYAAIMAEIAVVSEYSDMFQDIPGLPPRRVVDFTIDVIPGTTPVSMAHFLMAPVELKELKDQIDGLLEQGFIRPSTSPWGANVVFARKKDGSLRPYLDKFVVVFVDDILIYSKSLEDHDKHLQTVLQILRERKLFVKFEKCEFWQKEVKFLGHVVSKDGVSVDPSKVEAVMNWGQPTIVTEVHSFLGLAGYCRRFIERFASIASALTKLTRKEVQFVWTEECERAFNELKRRLTTAQC, encoded by the exons ATGCCTCAGGGGCAGGCcagggtgtttgctattggtcagcagaatACCGGAGTGGAAG gtTTGACTCCTAGGCCTCTTGCTAGACCCTTGTGTGTTACTTCCCCACTTGGTGTTTCCCTTGAGTTGTGTATGTTTTGTGATGCATGCCCAATTGTGATTGGTGGTAGGGAGTTTACCGCGACCTTGATTGTGTTAGCAGATCATATGTATAATGTTATTTTGTGTGTTGATTGGCTGAGGCCAAATCATGCCATGATTGATTATTTTGAAATGATAGTGTCATTTCATATGCCTGGACAGTCGGTGTTTCGTTATCAGTGTCTTAGGTCATATACTGCTTTGAGGGcaggattcttagctcatgtGGAATCGGTGAGTTATGCTGCGATTATGGCAGAGATTGCTGTAGTTTCCGAGTACAGTGATATGTTTCAGGACATACCAGGGTTACCTCCAAGGAGGGTAGTGGATTTCACTAtcgatgtgataccaggtactACACCTGTATCCATGGCACATTTTCTGATGGCACCAGTTgaacttaaagagttgaaggatcaaattgatggtttacttgaGCAAGGGTTCATTAGACCTAGTACTTCTCCTTGGGGTGCAAATGTAGTGTTTGCGAggaagaaggatggttcactacg TCCGTACTTGGATAAGTTCGTGGTAGTGTTCGTAGATGatattttgatttattccaaGTCGTTGGAGGATCATGATAAGCATCTGCAGACTGTGCTACAGATTTTGAGAGAAAGGAAGTTGTTTGTGAAATTCGAGAAGTGTGAATTTTGGCAAAAGGAGGTCAAATTCCTTGGTCATGTAGTTTCGAAGGATGGAGTCTCTGTGGATCCTTCTAAGGTGGAAGCAGTGATGAACTGGGGTCAACCCACTATAGTTACTGAGGTAcatagttttctgggtttggcgGGCTATTGTCGGAGATTCATCGAAAGGTTTGCTAGTATAGcttcggctttgaccaagttgaccaGGAAGGAGGTCCAGTTTGTGTGGACTGAGGAATGTGAGCGGGCATTCAATGAGTTGAAGAGAAGATTGACCACAGCCCAGTGTTGA
- the LOC112177883 gene encoding senescence-associated carboxylesterase 101 isoform X1, whose amino-acid sequence MTIQNQFSSGLESGNFVVNSDPVHQAWCAIEQQRQVDPNAEPSLYNEIIQPENPIVIAFGTPPGSLQGQEGLVSSKDFAHFEFLCNKSNPVFSINEAAIKLFQSHYNDLLLLKNKLVENSKSKTPPLIIITGQFLGGSVATLFTLWLLQGLNLSKTKRPLCITFGSPLVGDEHLRKCVLEFSTWKSCFLHIVSDQDHTPKIFMSQNTTTGAYKPFGTFLLCSASGCACSEDPDFISEQFVTTNSQTQDPNLGFSYGQILEDLKWKALCNIFKSIEGQSHPLQASIITQLLAIGVVSLQQSQDTDNLVRKMKKHETKLLIQKKKNSDSDNKLNEMKIHMAFLEWYKKDAKRQNIGYYDLYRNMGNQSDNMVTGFKKKLMNYWEDSVTEVENKPQLEGAHFRVRWLYAGTNYRGMVEPLHIADYYKDGGKNYQTAAGKRPKHFTLLEEWYQENQEKEKKKKQETQKQEEKPESGPSKSKRENVGSSLNDDSCFWARVEEALILLKNGGLTTDDKRKLKEFEDYVWNALKNYAVSPEIFLKKSSFMKWWNEYEYKGIVESSSLLLDFMKNGGPREYEAGKFT is encoded by the exons ATGACCATCCAAAACCA GTTTAGCAGCGGCTTAGAATCGGGGAATTTTGTGGTGAACTCTGATCCGGTACACCAGGCATGGTGTGCGATTGAGCAACAAAGACAGGTTGATCCAAATGCAGAGCCATCCTTGTACAATGAAATAATCCAGCCAGAAAATCCAATCGTCATAGCTTTTGGCACTCCACCTGGCTCTCTTCAGGGACAAGAAGGCTTGGTTTCGTCAAAAGATTTTGCTCACTTTGAATTTTTGTGCAACAAAAGCAATCCAGTTTTCTCCATCAATGAAGCAGCTATCAAACTATTCCAGTCGCATTATAATGACCTCCTCCTCCTGAAAAATAAG CTGGTAGAGAACAGCAAGAGCAAAACCCCACCATTAATAATCATCACTGGACAATTTTTGGGAGGTAGTGTGGCTACACTCTTCACCTTATGGTTGCTACAAGGCCTCAACTTGTCGAAAACCAAACGCCCCCTTTGCATTACTTTCGGTTCTCCACTTGTTGGCGATGAACACCTTCGAAAATGTGTGCTAGAATTCTCAACTTGGAAGTCTTGCTTCTTGCATATAGTCTCCGACCAAGATCATACACCGAAAATCTTTATGTCCCAAAATACAACTACTGGTGCTTATAAGCCGTTTGGAACATTCTTGTTGTGCTCGGCTTCGGGTTGTGCTTGCTCTGAGGACCCGGATTTCATTTCGGAACAATTTGTGACAACCAATTCTCAAACTCAAGATCCTAATTTGGGGTTTTCTTATGGACAAATTTTGGAGGATCTCAAGTGGAAGGCATTATGTAATATTTTCAAGTCCATTGAAGGGCAAAGCCATCCGCTTCAAGCTAGCATAATCACACAACTCCTAGCAATTGGAGTAGTCTCACTG CAACAGTCCCAGGATACTGACAATCTGGTCAGGAAGATgaaaaaacatgaaacaaagttattaattcagaagaagaagaactcaGATTCTGACAATAAAttgaatgaaatgaaaattCACATGGCCTTCTTGGAGTGGTACAAGAAGGACGCCAAACGTCAAAATATTGGATACTATGACTTGTACAGAAACATGGGCAATCAATCTGACAATATGGTTACCGGGTTTAAGAAGAAGCTCATGAATTACTGGGAGGACTCTGTCACAGAAGTAGAGAACAAGCCCCAGTTAGAAGGAGCTCACTTTCGGGTTCGTTGGCTTTATGCAGGCACAAACTACAGAGGAATGGTTGAACCACTTCACATTGCAGACTACTATAAGGATGGGGgtaaaaattaccaaactgcgGCTGGGAAAAGGCCTAAACATTTTACTCTGTTGGAGGAATGGTATCAGGAGAACcaggagaaagaaaagaagaagaagcaggaaacacagaaacaagaagaaaaaccagaaTCTGGCCCAAGCAAATCCAAAAGAGAGAACGTGGGTTCTAGTTTGAATGATGATTCTTGTTTCTGGGCGCGTGTTGAGGAAGCTCTCATCTTGTTGAAGAATGGAGGACTAACTACTGATGACAAAAGGAAGTTGAAAGAGTTTGAGGACTACGTGTGGAATGCTCTCAAGAATTATGCAGTGTCACCTGAGATTTTCTTGAAGAAGAGCAGTTTTATGAAATGGTGGAATGAGTATGAGTATAAGGGAATTGTTGAAAGCTCCTCATTGCTCTTGGACTTCATGAAAAATGGCGGTCCCAGAGAGTACGAGGCAGGGAAGTTCACTTAG
- the LOC112177883 gene encoding senescence-associated carboxylesterase 101 isoform X2, whose product MTIQNQFSSGLESGNFVVNSDPVHQAWCAIEQQRQVDPNAEPSLYNEIIQPENPIVIAFGTPPGSLQGQEGLVSSKDFAHFEFLCNKSNPVFSINEAAIKLFQSHYNDLLLLKNKLVENSKSKTPPLIIITGQFLGGSVATLFTLWLLQGLNLSKTKRPLCITFGSPLVGDEHLRKCVLEFSTWKSCFLHIVSDQDHTPKIFMSQNTTTGAYKPFGTFLLCSASGCACSEDPDFISEQFVTTNSQTQDPNLGFSYGQILEDLKWKALCNIFKSIEGQSHPLQASIITQLLAIGVVSLSQDTDNLVRKMKKHETKLLIQKKKNSDSDNKLNEMKIHMAFLEWYKKDAKRQNIGYYDLYRNMGNQSDNMVTGFKKKLMNYWEDSVTEVENKPQLEGAHFRVRWLYAGTNYRGMVEPLHIADYYKDGGKNYQTAAGKRPKHFTLLEEWYQENQEKEKKKKQETQKQEEKPESGPSKSKRENVGSSLNDDSCFWARVEEALILLKNGGLTTDDKRKLKEFEDYVWNALKNYAVSPEIFLKKSSFMKWWNEYEYKGIVESSSLLLDFMKNGGPREYEAGKFT is encoded by the exons ATGACCATCCAAAACCA GTTTAGCAGCGGCTTAGAATCGGGGAATTTTGTGGTGAACTCTGATCCGGTACACCAGGCATGGTGTGCGATTGAGCAACAAAGACAGGTTGATCCAAATGCAGAGCCATCCTTGTACAATGAAATAATCCAGCCAGAAAATCCAATCGTCATAGCTTTTGGCACTCCACCTGGCTCTCTTCAGGGACAAGAAGGCTTGGTTTCGTCAAAAGATTTTGCTCACTTTGAATTTTTGTGCAACAAAAGCAATCCAGTTTTCTCCATCAATGAAGCAGCTATCAAACTATTCCAGTCGCATTATAATGACCTCCTCCTCCTGAAAAATAAG CTGGTAGAGAACAGCAAGAGCAAAACCCCACCATTAATAATCATCACTGGACAATTTTTGGGAGGTAGTGTGGCTACACTCTTCACCTTATGGTTGCTACAAGGCCTCAACTTGTCGAAAACCAAACGCCCCCTTTGCATTACTTTCGGTTCTCCACTTGTTGGCGATGAACACCTTCGAAAATGTGTGCTAGAATTCTCAACTTGGAAGTCTTGCTTCTTGCATATAGTCTCCGACCAAGATCATACACCGAAAATCTTTATGTCCCAAAATACAACTACTGGTGCTTATAAGCCGTTTGGAACATTCTTGTTGTGCTCGGCTTCGGGTTGTGCTTGCTCTGAGGACCCGGATTTCATTTCGGAACAATTTGTGACAACCAATTCTCAAACTCAAGATCCTAATTTGGGGTTTTCTTATGGACAAATTTTGGAGGATCTCAAGTGGAAGGCATTATGTAATATTTTCAAGTCCATTGAAGGGCAAAGCCATCCGCTTCAAGCTAGCATAATCACACAACTCCTAGCAATTGGAGTAGTCTCACTG TCCCAGGATACTGACAATCTGGTCAGGAAGATgaaaaaacatgaaacaaagttattaattcagaagaagaagaactcaGATTCTGACAATAAAttgaatgaaatgaaaattCACATGGCCTTCTTGGAGTGGTACAAGAAGGACGCCAAACGTCAAAATATTGGATACTATGACTTGTACAGAAACATGGGCAATCAATCTGACAATATGGTTACCGGGTTTAAGAAGAAGCTCATGAATTACTGGGAGGACTCTGTCACAGAAGTAGAGAACAAGCCCCAGTTAGAAGGAGCTCACTTTCGGGTTCGTTGGCTTTATGCAGGCACAAACTACAGAGGAATGGTTGAACCACTTCACATTGCAGACTACTATAAGGATGGGGgtaaaaattaccaaactgcgGCTGGGAAAAGGCCTAAACATTTTACTCTGTTGGAGGAATGGTATCAGGAGAACcaggagaaagaaaagaagaagaagcaggaaacacagaaacaagaagaaaaaccagaaTCTGGCCCAAGCAAATCCAAAAGAGAGAACGTGGGTTCTAGTTTGAATGATGATTCTTGTTTCTGGGCGCGTGTTGAGGAAGCTCTCATCTTGTTGAAGAATGGAGGACTAACTACTGATGACAAAAGGAAGTTGAAAGAGTTTGAGGACTACGTGTGGAATGCTCTCAAGAATTATGCAGTGTCACCTGAGATTTTCTTGAAGAAGAGCAGTTTTATGAAATGGTGGAATGAGTATGAGTATAAGGGAATTGTTGAAAGCTCCTCATTGCTCTTGGACTTCATGAAAAATGGCGGTCCCAGAGAGTACGAGGCAGGGAAGTTCACTTAG